The following nucleotide sequence is from Pangasianodon hypophthalmus isolate fPanHyp1 chromosome 8, fPanHyp1.pri, whole genome shotgun sequence.
gctaactgtgtgtgtgtgtgtgtgttgcgcaGTGTTACCATGGCCCCAGCCTTTCGCCTCTCTTTAAAAGCTAAAGCGAGTGACAGTATGAGTCACCTGATGGTGGACTTCACTCAGGAGCGCGAGGTGCTTCGGGCCATCAGATTCCTCCCAGGTCAGTTTCACACCACTCACACTGTTAGTacagaagtggaaaaaaaaaaaaaccccgctCTCCATCACACTTTATCTAACAGTCAACATTATCCAACACTCACTAACGTTTTCTGTCAAAGACAAACActctccattaaaaaaaaaacaccccaatatgtttacatttatatttattcatttagcagacgcttttatccaaagcaacttacaaatgaggaaatacagGCAAAGAGAACATGCAGTGCTACCACAGTGCTAGAGGAGCAAAGTGCACAGAGTAGAGGTGTAAGAGCCAGTGtatgtgttgatttttttttttttttgagtgtggACAAGTTAGGGCTTAGTTAAGTGTTCACAGAAGAGATGGTCTTTAACCGTTTTAATTCATCATCAGGCTTTATTTTTTAGAAGGAATATAAAACCCTTCAGTGCACTGCTATTAAATGaaaatcagtgatggggtggtgtgatgaaattAGTGTTATTGCGTATGACCTTAGTTTGTGATGTCATGAAATAAGCTCGGTTGCATGAACCAATCGCATTCAGTATGCATATTGTTAAACGATAACAATGTGGTAACTGTAGCTATTCACCTAGCGAGCCTGTGTGTTAAGCTAGCCTGTTAGCTAACATAGCCGTTGTTAGTAATGAACAAAATTGTGGTTGTTATGGGAATGCTATATTTTGATAGATTTGGCTGCCGCTAATAAAATTACTGAGAGTATGATAAACCATATCCGACTTCCAAGACTCGGATACTGGATTCCAAGGACCTGTGATACATACAAGCTAGTTTAGTTTGTGAAAACAAAAGAGGTAAAAACTAGGTTTTCAGAAATATCCATAAACATGTGGACGGCTAAAGCAGCGGTCGGACCAAACGCAAATAAAAATTCACCCTCCCGGAAAGCCCATTCACCGAAAGGGAAAGGACGGGTACCCTCAGTTACCCTCAATTTGCTCTGACTTTGAGTTGAGCTCTGACCTGTGATTTTACTATGAATAACCAATCGAAGAAGTCAGGACTGCGgttggtttatttaaaaaaaaaaaaaaaaaaaaaaagactcttgCTTTGCTGTTTTCTTACCATTTCTTATCAAAAACAAATAGCAGTTTCATCCACTGACATTTGCTAGAGGTGTTTGGGATATATTCATAGATCTGCGTATTATTCCGTATGATTAATAAACTCTCCCTTCGTCTGTTCTTTCTTCACCCGTAGTTCCTGCTACTCCAGAGATCCAGGAGTCTGAGTGTCAGGTGTATGATAACTCCGTCATGGTGCTGTGGACTTTACCGGAACCAGACTCTAAAATCGACCACTACATCCTGGAGTACCGGCGAACGAACCACGAGGGGCCTCCGCGCGCCCGGGAGGAGCATCCGTGGATGGTGGTGGAGGGGATTAAAGAGACGGAGTACACGCTCACAGGTAGAACGAAGGATATTATGGATATTTCTTTATCTTTCAACTCTGTGTGACACTGTTACTGAGTTACTGAGTAACattcatgtgttttgttttgttttttttcctccctttttGTATCTGGTCTGTGTGTAACGctggggtttgtgtgtgtttgcgcagGCCTTCGCTTCGACACGCGCTACATGACGTTTCGGGTGAAGGCGTGCAATAAGGCTGTAGCAGGAGAGTTCTCCGAGCTGGTTACTCTGGAGACAcatggtgagacacacacacacacacacacacacacacacacaagaacacacacacttaaggaTTAATGAGGCAAACAGTTATTGACCGGTGCAAAACATCTGCACTGATGTGCCGTGAGCTGAACTGCTAGACAGCAAACACACTCCTGCAACAGTTTAACCAACTTTGGTTCGTGtgagatttatttttccttcaaaAAAATTCCTCAATCATTATGATAAATTTCACCCAtagtaaatttttatttatatagcgcacTTTCCTACACACAAATCTTTTTTATAGTATTAAACGGAAACAgcagagtaaaataaaaatagaaaaactcCTGACCTAAAATAGAAAGCAAGTGGAAGAAAGTAATAGCTACTGTGTTAATACTGGTTATATGACTGACACTGACAGAGCCACATTATAACCCAACtgagtttgtttttatatttttttcctaatatcTTACCATACACTAATGTGAACCcaaacacactaaatgtctataaattacatttctatGTTTCTTTCCCTCTTAATTTTGTCAAAAgcgtgtgcaaaagtttactcTCAGCTGTATCATTACGAagcaaatatttttgtattttcagcatttttatttgtatcgTTTTCTCCTCTTCACTCCAGCGTTCGTGTTTAAGCTGGACGCGGGTTCAGCGCACCAGAACCTGAAGGTGGAGGACCTGAGCGTGGAGTGGGACAGCAGCGGGGGGAAAACCCCGATCCAGGACATCCGCAAGGAAAAGAACAGAACCAGCTCTCCTATGCACTCTCCGGCCAGGTCCGTCCCACTTCTCCTGCTCCAATCAGAATCGTCGAATCTCAGCGCATcgtttcttatttctttttacaAAAGACTGCTCTATCATATTGCACTGAAaaagtaatatatataaatattacgaTGAGAATATAAATATTGTGTCACATGCATCTTTCATACTTTTCTGAAGTGAAGAAACtaaaaggagaggaagagagagtaGGGTGAGAAAATGGAGGAGAGGAGGTAGAGAAGGTTAAGAGGAAAAGAAGGAGTAAAGGGTGGAGGAGAAACAGGATAATGAGAAGGAGGCAAATAAGGTTGAGTGGATGGAAGAAGAggaatagaagaagaagaagaaaaaacacaaggaACACAAAAAGTAAAGGAGAAGAAGGTGGAGGAGGTGAAGAGAAACAAGGGAGAAACAATGACATgttgaaggaaaagaaaaagaaagaggaaaagggtAGATGAGAAGGTGATGAAAGTGAAAGAAGAAAGTAGGgttgagaaaaagaagaggaggagaaagaaaaaaatatatatttcagaaGGAGAGACAAATATCCTTTCGTTTATTCAGGGCCTTTAGACAATATTGCATAAGGTGATGTATTATAATCTAATTCTTCTGTGTTATATGTTGTGTATTATGTTCATTGTTTTTGGAGGCGATTGTGCTTTTGGGAAAACTCGCCTCTGTCTGCGTACACTGCTGaggtgtattaatgtgtgtttgtctccGCAGGACGGCCATGATGTCTCCGAAGAGAGCGCCTTCAGCCCGGGTGGGTCGAGACCGCTTCACGGCCGAGTCCTACACTGTTCTGGGTGAGTGTGAAGGAGAAATAACATCATTTAGAGAGAATAAAGACTTCTGGTGAAACTGTTAATGCTGATATCAGCTTTATAGTAGCTTTTACTGCGTTCTGTGTTCATCTTTGGAAGCCCAGATTTTTCCTTCTGTTATTGTTTGTGTAAAAGTTCTTGTTCTTGGGCTTTAGTGGATAAAAGTGGAAGCTGTTGTATTGATTTAACATGACAGAAAGATCGGTGTATCTCACTGTGATTTCTCACACGCAGGTGACACCATGATCGATTCAGGGCAGCACTACTGGGAGGTTCGGTTCGATAAAGAGAGCAAGGCGTTTGCTGCGGGCGTGGCACTGCGTTCTCTCGGCCGATTCGATCAGCTCGGGAAGAGCAGCGCCTCCTGGTGCATCCATCTGAACAACTGGCTCCAGCAGAGCCTCAGCGCCAAGCACAACAACAAGGCCCGCACGCTGGACTGCCCCATCCCCGAGCGCATGGGCATCTACTGCAACTACGACGAGGGTGAGGACACCAGATAAACGTCTGTTTCAAACATAGGAGTAAAAGCTGAAACAGTTTTCCACAgtcctgttgaattctggattttGATTATCAGaaggtttgatttaattttctataacagcagctctgacaggagacaatagtattattattaatacatcctttctaatacgttatcttttctatagtatagtatgtttatttaacattttatggaaggagtctccagtgtcagaggtagaACTGTAAcatgaagttttctgacatcttcaggacgtCAGGATTTTTACccttttttggtttcttggtaacattacGAGCTGCAAttttttcgtcttattaacttcaagagagagaaaaaagagaggctgtggCTGTTGTgtagatgttctacaacattgtACAGTATGTAGCTATAAACTGATCATAAATACAAATCATtatctaattaattaaattgtaatcgttggcaaatagCTGTAATATACGTGGAATAAAACcctttgggacgtgctgttataggaaaataatcaaatccccaagttttattccttatataataaACTGTTTAGTAAAAATATAGGTTAGACATGTGTATAATAAAATGTCTACCGGGATGGGCCGAGTAtttgtagtagtaataataatagtataatgtagtaacAGTATTAGGACTGACCAAGCACATGTGGGATTTACTGCAACTATGACAAGGGTGTTgcatatttatgttaatatttatggattcttttttcatttctatgaAATTGAAGCTTATATTTAGCAATAAAGATATCAGTATTCTAGTTGTAACTTGAGTCTGTATCATTTTAACGGTAGATAAAGGAATCAGGTCAGTTGTAGTCAATGAAGAGGATTAAAGGGTctcattacaaataaaaaaaaataacagtaatacaGTACTAAGTAATAAAGTACTAAGAATGAAGTAGTATTGAAAATAAGGGCTTCGTTTtgcaaaataatgataaaaagtGATGGATTTTATAGGCAAggcaagtttatttatatatttttatgcacAAAGGCAATTCAAAATGCTTTAATTATCcaagaacaaaataaaagaagaaataaaaggcataaattttatatatacagtactgagcagaagtcttaggcacatgcaaagaaatgctgtagagtaaagacgccttcaaaaataatgaaactaaatgtttctacatttaaaaaaaatactataaagagcattaaacaataatgaaacaaagtcaatatttggtgggatgatcctttgctttttaataaaataaagcagtatctgaggtgcagtgtgtgcagttttataaggaaatgagctgtaagtgttactgagcatcttgcagaagtagccacagttcttctggagactttgactgtcaactcgcttcttatttctgcagcgaaacccagcagccttcattatgtttttatctgaaaagtgtctcttatggaatctgctgctttctttactgacatacaaacatttttctgtaacgtttcattttgttctggaaaactaatgtttggaatctaaaatgtttttgtactgaatcaataatgtagaagtcagaaaataaaaatctgtaagaaagtttatacttaaaaaaaataataaaaataaaaaaatagggtgcctaagacttttgcacagtactgtgtacatgtatgttataaatgttaaaattaattataattaattatatatataattaattcaaAAGAAGTAAAAGTGTAGGTAGAAAATGTTTACCTGTCAAAGGCATGTGAAAAGAGAAGTGTATAAagtctgttcattttttaatttatctctACATACAACTGATTACTTTGATTATTAGAATTAATTGATAATTATACAACATTTTTATGTATTCTcacatatgtgtatatgtgtaatgtgtattcTTTAATCAGAATTCATGCCTTTTACATTCTGCGTGAATGGAAATTCCCCTTACGTCATTTCTTAAACATGCTGACTTTTTGTCCTTTCAGGCACATTGTCTTTCTACAACgccaaaaccaaaacactcATGCATACTTTTAGGACCAAGTTCCAGCAGCCGGTTATTCCAGCTTTTATGGTAAGCCACTGCAAAACTGTCTTCCGGAAAATACATTTACGTATCTGTGGGTGATTGACATGAAACCCGAGTGAAATATCAGGAAATTGTCACTTGAAACTTAATAccataaaaggtaaaaatgattaaatgacgCATAACTTATGTTTGTCAAACTACAACAAACTTTCTCTGGAAATGTGTACAAATTCAAAGGAGAGAATTCATATTAATATAGCTGTAATAAAAGATAATTCTAACCCAAACCTTAacatttgtaatattaatacaattaaGCTAAGCAAATTGTTACATATTCGTAAATATTATATCATAGTCTTAGTACAGAGCTTGTATTTTTCTCCAGAACAGGAGCTATTGCGGTTGAACTTCCGTACTGAACATCACTGTGTGCTCAAATGGAAACTAATAACAAACCCTCGTTcttgagaattaaaaaaaaaaatctctaattGCTAAAGCCGCTAAAGTCAAACATGTCTGCAATGCTGTTGTTTTCACgcaaattcaaaaattcaaGTCAAAAAAGTAACGTTCACACTAGTAAGCAACAAAGCGGCTGTTCATTTTCCATGTACGTGAGCAACAATAAGCCGCGATTTCAGCGACATTTGCattgagattttcttttttcttttttttttttagttatggTGCTCTAAAGGTAAAAAATCCAAACGATTGCCTTGAACGATTCCTTGGATCAGTCGTATGCCATGTGTGGTCCGacttttcttcagttccctgctcaaaactttagttcctacctaaAATTAGTtctcatttactgtttgatgcgCCAAGTAGAAAAACTTGAAACTGATACTTCCTtccaagaaaaataaagctcggAAGGAAATGGCAGAGATTCTTGGTCCTTCTGGttagtgtatgtagctagtacggTTAGTATTAACCTGCTTTGCTAGTCTAATTTGAGAATGTAACTAGTATGACGCCaagcatgtaacatgtaaatttaaaaaacctgttttcacactgattagtgcgtaatttaatttgtgtttaaatagttACGCCCACAAGTGACATCAGTAGCCATTACTACACTCGCATAAGAGACAAACTAGAAGTGGCACGATGGAATTCGTAAGGATTACTTTTTTGTTGAAAGTGTGAAATTGTTGTGCGCAGGTGGTTTAAAACGATATGTTAAGGTTGACGTCATATTTGCACA
It contains:
- the fsd1 gene encoding fibronectin type III and SPRY domain-containing protein 1, producing the protein MDEQKESLQKIVNTLALKNEEIQNFICCLKQNLQNLEANSTRVQEDLESEFSSLHAVLDELKEGMMTRIKQERASRTYELQNQLSACTKALESSEELLEVANQTLCSSETDGFNQAAKDIKDSVTMAPAFRLSLKAKASDSMSHLMVDFTQEREVLRAIRFLPVPATPEIQESECQVYDNSVMVLWTLPEPDSKIDHYILEYRRTNHEGPPRAREEHPWMVVEGIKETEYTLTGLRFDTRYMTFRVKACNKAVAGEFSELVTLETHAFVFKLDAGSAHQNLKVEDLSVEWDSSGGKTPIQDIRKEKNRTSSPMHSPARTAMMSPKRAPSARVGRDRFTAESYTVLGDTMIDSGQHYWEVRFDKESKAFAAGVALRSLGRFDQLGKSSASWCIHLNNWLQQSLSAKHNNKARTLDCPIPERMGIYCNYDEGTLSFYNAKTKTLMHTFRTKFQQPVIPAFMVWNGSFSVQTGLQVPTIVQCGQKRNSNASSSNASLT